Proteins from a genomic interval of Oncorhynchus nerka isolate Pitt River linkage group LG13, Oner_Uvic_2.0, whole genome shotgun sequence:
- the LOC115139142 gene encoding homeobox-containing protein 1 isoform X1: MSHYTDEPRFTIEQIDLLQRLRRTGMTKQEILHALDTLDRLDREHGDKFGRRTSSSYGGGANSSVSDPNSTTTNNNNNNTASVSAATTSTTSSSCSSNHNNGGSSNVNMALASSSTNSTATQTQYLPPRGGLSPSPSNGYDTSPPPGPPPPSAILSSPVSLVAMVQNGGRDSLAATPNGKLSPPRYPMSSAAAVRPFGFEATEEELDIDDKVEELMRRDSSIVKEEIKSFLGNRRISQAVVAQVTGISQSRISHWLLQHGSDLSEQKKRAFYRWYQLEKTTPGATLNMCPAPMALEEMEWRQTPPPTSTAPGSFRLRRGSRFTWRKECLAVMESYFNDNQYPDEAKREEIANACNAVIQKPGKKLSDLERVTSLKVYNWFANRRKEIKRRANIEATILESHGIDVQSPGGHSNSDDIDGGDYTEQACDLPYFDKRPMARPFGFYRLEPTSPTQDDGPGHGDHQDPISLAVEMAAVNHTILALSRTGGVPSDIKTEALDDD; this comes from the exons atgTCTCATTACACAGACGAGCCTCGCTTCACCATCGAGCAGATCGACTTGCTCCAGAGGCTGCGGCGTACGGGCATGACCAAGCAAGAGATCCTCCACGCCCTGGACACCCTAGACCGGCTGGACCGCGAGCACGGGGACAAGTTCGGTCGTCGCACCTCCTCCTCCTACGGAGGAGGAGCAAATAGCTCTGTGTCCGACCCCAATAGCACcaccacaaacaacaacaacaacaacactgccTCTGTTTCTGCCGCCACCACCTCAACAACATCCTCTTCCTGTAGTAGTAATCATAATAATGGTGGAAGCAGTAATGTTAACATGGCCCTGGCCTCATCCTCCACCAACTCTACcgccacacagacacagtacCTCCCTCCACGTGGGGGGCTCTCTCCGTCGCCTAGCAACGGCTACGATACCTCCCCTCCACCCGGCCCGCCCCCGCCCTCTGCCATCCTCTCGTCCCCGGTGTCGCTGGTCGCCATGGTGCAGAACGGGGGTCGGGACAGCCTGGCGGCAACGCCCAATGGGAAGCTCTCGCCGCCTCGGTACCCAATGAGTAGCGCTGCTGCCGTCAGGCCGTTCGGGTTCGAGGCCACGGAGGAGGAGCTGGACATTGATGACAAGGTGGAGGAGCTCATGAG gagggACAGCAGTATCGTCAAGGAGGAGATCAAGTCCTTTCTGGGAAACAGGAGAATCTCTCAGGCTGTGGTGGCTCAGGTCACAG GTATCAGTCAGAGCAGGATCTCTCATTGGTTGCTCCAGCACGGCTCTGACCTCAGCGAACAGAAGAAGAGAGCTTTCTACCGCTGGTACCAGCTAGAGAAAACTACCCCAG GTGCCACTCTAAACATGTGCCCTGCCCCCATGGCTCTGGAGGAGATGGAGTGGAGACAGACCCCACCCCCTACAAGCACCGCCCCCGGGAGCTTCCGGCTTCGGCGTGGGAGTCGCTTTACCTGGAGGAAGGAATGTCTGGCTGTGATGGAGag CTACTTCAATGACAACCAGTACCCTGACGAAGCCAAGAGAGAGGAGATCGCCAACGCCTGCAACGCGGTTATCCAGAAACCAG GGAAGAAGCTTTCTGACCTGGAGAGAGTCACATCCCTCAAAGTCTACAACTGGTTTGCCAACCGACGCAAGGAGATCAAGAGACGGGCTAATATTG AAGCCACGATCTTGGAGAGCCATGGGATAGACGTTCAGAGTCCTGGAGGACATTCCAACAGCGACGACATCGATGGAGGCGACTACACAGAACAGGCCTGTGACCTGCCCTACTTCGACAAGAGACCCATGGCCAGGCCCTTTGGCTTCTACAGGCTGGAGCCCACTTCACCCACACAG gaTGATGGTCCAGGCCATGGAGACCACCAGGACCCCATCTCTCTGGCCGTTGAGATGGCAGCAGTCAACCACACCATCCTGGCTCTTTCCCGGACCGGAGGGGTGCCCAGCGACATCAAGACAGAGGCCCTGGATGATGACTGA
- the LOC115139142 gene encoding homeobox-containing protein 1 isoform X2, with protein MSHYTDEPRFTIEQIDLLQRLRRTGMTKQEILHALDTLDRLDREHGDKFGRRTSSSYGGGANSSVSDPNSTTTNNNNNNTASVSAATTSTTSSSCSSNHNNGGSSNVNMALASSSTNSTATQTQYLPPRGGLSPSPSNGYDTSPPPGPPPPSAILSSPVSLVAMVQNGGRDSLAATPNGKLSPPRYPMSSAAAVRPFGFEATEEELDIDDKVEELMRRDSSIVKEEIKSFLGNRRISQAVVAQVTGISQSRISHWLLQHGSDLSEQKKRAFYRWYQLEKTTPGATLNMCPAPMALEEMEWRQTPPPTSTAPGSFRLRRGSRFTWRKECLAVMESYFNDNQYPDEAKREEIANACNAVIQKPGKKLSDLERVTSLKVYNWFANRRKEIKRRANIATILESHGIDVQSPGGHSNSDDIDGGDYTEQACDLPYFDKRPMARPFGFYRLEPTSPTQDDGPGHGDHQDPISLAVEMAAVNHTILALSRTGGVPSDIKTEALDDD; from the exons atgTCTCATTACACAGACGAGCCTCGCTTCACCATCGAGCAGATCGACTTGCTCCAGAGGCTGCGGCGTACGGGCATGACCAAGCAAGAGATCCTCCACGCCCTGGACACCCTAGACCGGCTGGACCGCGAGCACGGGGACAAGTTCGGTCGTCGCACCTCCTCCTCCTACGGAGGAGGAGCAAATAGCTCTGTGTCCGACCCCAATAGCACcaccacaaacaacaacaacaacaacactgccTCTGTTTCTGCCGCCACCACCTCAACAACATCCTCTTCCTGTAGTAGTAATCATAATAATGGTGGAAGCAGTAATGTTAACATGGCCCTGGCCTCATCCTCCACCAACTCTACcgccacacagacacagtacCTCCCTCCACGTGGGGGGCTCTCTCCGTCGCCTAGCAACGGCTACGATACCTCCCCTCCACCCGGCCCGCCCCCGCCCTCTGCCATCCTCTCGTCCCCGGTGTCGCTGGTCGCCATGGTGCAGAACGGGGGTCGGGACAGCCTGGCGGCAACGCCCAATGGGAAGCTCTCGCCGCCTCGGTACCCAATGAGTAGCGCTGCTGCCGTCAGGCCGTTCGGGTTCGAGGCCACGGAGGAGGAGCTGGACATTGATGACAAGGTGGAGGAGCTCATGAG gagggACAGCAGTATCGTCAAGGAGGAGATCAAGTCCTTTCTGGGAAACAGGAGAATCTCTCAGGCTGTGGTGGCTCAGGTCACAG GTATCAGTCAGAGCAGGATCTCTCATTGGTTGCTCCAGCACGGCTCTGACCTCAGCGAACAGAAGAAGAGAGCTTTCTACCGCTGGTACCAGCTAGAGAAAACTACCCCAG GTGCCACTCTAAACATGTGCCCTGCCCCCATGGCTCTGGAGGAGATGGAGTGGAGACAGACCCCACCCCCTACAAGCACCGCCCCCGGGAGCTTCCGGCTTCGGCGTGGGAGTCGCTTTACCTGGAGGAAGGAATGTCTGGCTGTGATGGAGag CTACTTCAATGACAACCAGTACCCTGACGAAGCCAAGAGAGAGGAGATCGCCAACGCCTGCAACGCGGTTATCCAGAAACCAG GGAAGAAGCTTTCTGACCTGGAGAGAGTCACATCCCTCAAAGTCTACAACTGGTTTGCCAACCGACGCAAGGAGATCAAGAGACGGGCTAATATTG CCACGATCTTGGAGAGCCATGGGATAGACGTTCAGAGTCCTGGAGGACATTCCAACAGCGACGACATCGATGGAGGCGACTACACAGAACAGGCCTGTGACCTGCCCTACTTCGACAAGAGACCCATGGCCAGGCCCTTTGGCTTCTACAGGCTGGAGCCCACTTCACCCACACAG gaTGATGGTCCAGGCCATGGAGACCACCAGGACCCCATCTCTCTGGCCGTTGAGATGGCAGCAGTCAACCACACCATCCTGGCTCTTTCCCGGACCGGAGGGGTGCCCAGCGACATCAAGACAGAGGCCCTGGATGATGACTGA